From Cannabis sativa cultivar Pink pepper isolate KNU-18-1 chromosome 8, ASM2916894v1, whole genome shotgun sequence, a single genomic window includes:
- the LOC115698689 gene encoding uncharacterized protein LOC115698689 isoform X1 yields MDNYRPEKVLKYEEFVDHRLKPDLVRAIAERDKVFEQQKVFSDLRKNIETMEENSVTSLRTQVNLGSEVYMQADVPDTTRIFVDIGLGFHAEFTWSEALNYITLREERLSKQVEEYTHLIASIKAQIKLVCEGIRELLQLPAEKPLPQRIF; encoded by the exons ATGGACAACTATCGCCCAGAAAAAGTACTGAAATACGAGGAATTTGTCGACCACCGCTTGAAACCAGATCTCGTTCGTGCTATAGCTGAACG GGATAAGGTGTTTGAGCAACAAAAAGTTTT CTCAGATTTACGGAAGAATATAGAAACAATGGAGGAAAATAGTGTAACCAGTCTTAGGACACAGGTTAATCTTGGCTCTGAAGTATACATGCAAGCTGATGT GCCAGACACTACACGCATATTTGTAGATATTGGGCTAGGATTTCATGCAGAGTTCACGTGGTCCGAAGCCTTAAATTATATAACTTTAAGGGAGGAAAGATTATCCAA GCAAGTTGAAGAGTATACTCACCTTATTGCATCAATTAAAGCCCAGATAAAATTG GTATGCGAAGGGATAAGGGAGTTGCTCCAACTTCCAGCAGAGAAACCTTTACCCCAGCGTATCTTCTAA
- the LOC115698689 gene encoding uncharacterized protein LOC115698689 isoform X2, translated as MDNYRPEKVLKYEEFVDHRLKPDLVRAIAERDKVFEQQKVFSDLRKNIETMEENSVTSLRTQVNLGSEVYMQADVPDTTRIFVDIGLGFHAEFTWSEALNYITLREERLSNILIPYYTFTGKLKSILTLLHQLKPR; from the exons ATGGACAACTATCGCCCAGAAAAAGTACTGAAATACGAGGAATTTGTCGACCACCGCTTGAAACCAGATCTCGTTCGTGCTATAGCTGAACG GGATAAGGTGTTTGAGCAACAAAAAGTTTT CTCAGATTTACGGAAGAATATAGAAACAATGGAGGAAAATAGTGTAACCAGTCTTAGGACACAGGTTAATCTTGGCTCTGAAGTATACATGCAAGCTGATGT GCCAGACACTACACGCATATTTGTAGATATTGGGCTAGGATTTCATGCAGAGTTCACGTGGTCCGAAGCCTTAAATTATATAACTTTAAGGGAGGAAAGATTATCCAA TATACTGATCCCCTATTACACATTTACAGGCAAGTTGAAGAGTATACTCACCTTATTGCATCAATTAAAGCCCAGATAA
- the LOC115700493 gene encoding protein argonaute 7-like — MEETEDSNGNKKYKDKARSLKGRRTSPQNSHEYQYRYQYQYHQYQYQYQYQQQLLQYSNQFGICNQNQYNTHRYYQALLPLPPPIPIPLQLALTPPLPLNHHHGFRSKTRLHKPPCKQKDNPPFAASSDTQVSNVTISPEGLQKQSSLPLKQEDVWKFQKHTFTGGKPGQALVPARRPDSGGVEGSVISLLANHFLVQFDSCQRIFHYNVEISPYPSKEIARMIKKKLVEDNSAVLCGAIPAYDGRKNLYSPVEFQKDKLELFISLPIPTNKPSLPYGELNGFQENHQQLKVFRLNIKLVSKLDGKELSNYLNKEGDDWIPLPQDYLQALDVVLREGSIEKCIPVGRSLYSSSMGGTQEIGGGVVGLRGFFQSLRPTQQGLALNVDFSVTAFHESIGVISYLQKRLEFLRDLPQRKTRGLIGPERKEVERALKNMRIFVCHRETVQRYRVYGLTEEATENLWFADRDGKNLRLISYFKDHYNYDIQYRNLPCLQISRSKPCYLPMELCMVCEGQKFLGKLSDDQTARILKMGCQRPKERKAIIDGVMQGPVGPTSGVQGREFKLHISREMTRLNGRLLQPPKLKFGDGGHIRDLVPSRRDRQWNLLDNHVFEGTQIERWALISFGGNAEQKSSIPTFINQLTQRCEQLGIFLNKNTIISPQFEPTQVLNNVSLLESKLKRIQRVASNNLQLLVFVMERKHKGYADLKRIAETSVGFVSQCCLYQNLSKPNSQFLANLALKINAKIGGCTTALYNSLSSQIPRLLQSDEPVIFMGADVTHPHPLDDVSPSVAAVVGSMNWPAANKYVSRMRSQKHRQEIIEDLGAMVGELLDDFHQAVGKLPKRIIFFRDGVSETQFYKVLQEELQAIKAACSSRYPDSKPPITFAVVQKRHHTRLFPFKLDPSIVQNQFFDENIAPGTVVDTVITHPREFDFYLCSHWGMKGTSRPTHYHILWDESQFTSDELQKLVYNLCYTYVRCTKPVSLVPPVYYAHLAAYRGRLYLERSDSKTTISSLSRAASPKTMPLPKLSENIKKLMFYC, encoded by the exons ATGGAAGAGACAGAGGACTCTAATGGTAACAAGAAATACAAAGACAAAGCGAGAAGCTTAAAGGGTAGAAGAACCAGCCCTCAAAATAGTCATGAGTATCAGTATCGGTATCAATATCAGTATCATCAGTACCAGTACCAGTACCAGTATCAACAACAGCTACTTCAGTACTCAAATCAGTTTGGAATCTGTAACCAAAACCAATACAATACTCATAGATACTACCAagctcttcttcctctaccacCTCCAATACCGATACCTTTGCAACTGGCTTTAACACCACCTCTCCCTTTGAACCATCATCATGGCTTCAGATCAAAAACCCGCCTCCACAAACCTCCATGCAAGCAGAAAGACAATCCTCCTTTTGCTGCATCTTCGGACACCCAGGTCTCCAATGTCACAATTTCACCAG AGGGGCTCCAAAAGCAAAGTAGTTTGCCTCTCAAACAAGAAGATGTATGGAAGTTTCAAAAGCATACGTTCACAGGTGGAAAACCAGGTCAAGCCCTGGTACCAGCAAGGAGACCAGATTCTGGTGGTGTAGAAGGGTCAGTTATATCCCTTTTGGCAAACCACTTTCTAGTCCAATTTGATTCCTGTCAAAGGATTTTCCACTACAATGTTGAAATATCTCCTTATCCCTCCAAGGAAATAGCCAGAATGATCAAAAAGAAACTGGTAGAGGACAACTCTGCTGTTCTATGTGGTGCTATTCCTGCCTATGATGGTCGGAAGAATCTTTACAGCCCAGTTGAATTCCAAAAAGATAAACTTGAACTCTTTATAAGCCTTCCAATACCCACAAACAAACCAAGCCTTCCATATGGAGAACTCAATGGATTTCAAGAGAACCATCAACAGCTTAAAGTGTTTCGGTTAAACATCAAACTTGTGTCCAAGCTTGATGGGAAAGAGCTGAGTAATTACTTGAACAAGGAAGGAGATGATTGGATTCCTCTTCCTCAGGACTATCTCCAAGCCTTGGATGTTGTATTGAGGGAGGGTTCCATTGAGAAGTGCATACCTGTGGGGAGATCACTCTATTCCAGCTCAATGGGAGGGACTCAAGAAATTGGAGGAGGAGTTGTTGGGTTGAGAGGGTTCTTTCAGAGCCTTAGACCAACTCAACAAGGACTAGCTCTTAATGTGGATTTCTCAGTGACTGCTTTCCATGAAAGCATTGGAGTAATCTCGTACTTGCAGAAGCGCCTCGAGTTTCTTCGAGACCTTCCTCAAAGGAAGACAAGGGGTTTGATTGGTCCCGAAAGGAAGGAAGTGGAGAGAGCATTGAAGAACATGAGAATCTTTGTTTGCCATAGGGAAACTGTTCAGAGGTACCGTGTCTATGGCTTAACTGAGGAAGCCACTGAGAATCTGTGGTTTGCAGATAGGGATGGGAAGAATCTAAGGCTGATCAGTTATTTCAAGGATCACTATAACTATGACATACAATACAGGAATTTGCCATGCTTGCAGATTAGTAGGAGCAAACCATGTTATCTTCCAATGGAGCTATGCATGGTATGTGAAGGCCAGAAATTTCTTGGAAAGCTCTCAGATGATCAGACCGCACGAATACTTAAGATGGGTTGCCAACGGCCTAAAGAGAGAAAAGCTATTATTGATGGTGTCATGCAAGGCCCTGTTGGGCCAACAAG TGGCGTCCAGGGAAGAGAATTCAAACTCCACATCTCCAGAGAAATGACAAGATTAAATGGAAGACTTCTTCAACCTCCAAAACTAAAATTTGGTGACGGAGGGCACATTAGAGACCTGGTTCCCTCTCGCCGTGATCGACAATGGAACCTTCTGGACAACCATGTATTTGAAGGGACTCAAATTGAAAGGTGGGCGTTGATAAGTTTTGGCGGCAACGCTGAACAGAAATCAAGCATTCCAACGTTCATAAACCAACTGACTCAGAGGTGTGAACAGTTGGGCATATTTCTTAACAAAAACACAATCATTAGCCCCCAGTTTGAACCAACACAAGTCCTGAATAATGTTTCCCTTTTGGAATCTAAACTCAAAAGAATTCAAAGAGTTGCATCAAACAATCTCCAACTGCTAGTCTTTGTTATGgaaagaaaacacaaagggtATGCAGATTTGAAGCGAATAGCAGAGACTAGTGTTGGGTTTGTAAGTCAGTGTTGCTTGTACCAGAATCTCTCTAAGCCAAATTCACAGTTCTTGGCAAATTTGGCTCTTAAAATCAATGCCAAAATAGGTGGTTGCACGACTGCTCTATACAATTCATTGTCATCTCAGATCCCACGACTGCTTCAATCCGATGAGCCTGTGATCTTCATGGGTGCAGATGTTACTCATCCTCATCCACTCGATGATGTCAGCCCATCTGTTGCTGCTGTTGTTGGCAGCATGAATTGGCCAGCAGcaaacaagtatgtttcaaGAATGAGGTCCCAAAAGCACAGGCAAGAAATCATTGAGGATCTTGGTGCCATGGTAGGAGAATTGCTGGATGATTTCCACCAGGCAGTTGGCAAACTCCCCAAGAGAATAATTTTCTTCAGAGACGGAGTAAGTGAAACCCAATTCTACAAAGTTCTTCAAGAGGAGCTGCAGGCCATTAAAGCAGCTTGTTCTTCTAGATATCCTGATTCAAAACCTCCCATAACTTTTGCTGTAGTCCAGAAAAGGCACCACACTAGATTGTTTCCTTTCAAACTAGACCCTTCAATTGTACAGAACCaattttttgatgaaaatattgCCCCAGGGACTGTGGTGGACACAGTGATCACTCATCCAAGAGAATTTGATTTCTATCTTTGCAGCCATTGGGGTATGAAAGGAACAAGCCGACCAACACATTATCATATTCTGTGGGATGAAAGCCAATTCACTTCCGATGAACTACAAAAACTGGTGTACAATCTTTGTTATACATATGTAAGGTGCACTAAACCAGTTTCTTTGGTTCCCCCAGTTTATTATGCTCACTTGGCTGCTTACAGAGGCAGGCTTTACCTGGAGCGATCGGACTCCAAAACTACTATATCCTCACTTTCTCGAGCTGCTTCTCCAAAGACTATGCCATTACCCAAACTTAGTGAGAATATCAAGAAGCTCATGTTTTACTGCTGA
- the LOC115700104 gene encoding ethylene-responsive transcription factor ERN1-like: MHESVINNRYTSLSKKKMVRKRKGSDQEEEERESSNEMSVGNKGWNNETTSATAAAAVALNGVGRTRKRYVGVRQRPSGRWVAEIKDTIQKIRVWLGTYDTAEEAARAYDEAACLLRGANTRTNFWPCTPPHAKPALPSRIVNLLLLRLKARNISNNHNLSNNNNNIRGSMAFNFPCIQQDQHAEEDPREDTLFDNLFNEQEYCRMKEHNDVSSNNISDITTADYMDESFEWSLVGTNESSTNNHGARFDGVNQCKEENKEEFDQIGGVDLRFVDSLHSFPGYYCDPFEIAEEMVKPMETEKYEDEETIIGEAMKRMKYERKFSASLYAFNGVSECLRLKLDSSTERVGELMQGELFKLKNELKVEKDKNSQCFKEETIMERVQEEAGMNLQSPTEVGSLSFSYPSSSSSSSSSVSPESGELLWSPLEFPPCYF; encoded by the coding sequence ATGCATGAGAGTGTAATAAATAATAGATATACTTCATTAAGTAAGAAAAAAATGGTtagaaagagaaaaggaagtgatcaagaggaagaagagagagaaagcaGTAATGAAATGTCAGTTGGAAACAAGGGTTGGAACAATGAGACAACTTCAGCAACAGCAGCAGCAGCTGTTGCTTTGAATGGAGTTGGTAGGACACGAAAGAGATATGTCGGTGTAAGGCAGCGGCCATCCGGGAGATGGGTGGCTGAGATCAAAGACACCATACAGAAGATAAGAGTGTGGCTGGGGACTTATGACACAGCTGAGGAGGCTGCAAGAGCTTATGATGAAGCAGCTTGTTTGCTCCGAGGAGCTAATACTCGAACCAACTTCTGGCCTTGCACTCCTCCTCATGCAAAGCCAGCACTTCCCTCAAGAATAGTCAATCTTCTCCTTCTTAGGCTCAAAGCTAGAAATATCAGTAATAATCATAACTTGagtaataacaataacaatattCGTGGTTCAATGGCTTTCAATTTTCCCTGTATCCAACAAGATCAGCATGCAGAGGAAGATCCTAGGGAAGATACCCTGTTTGATAATTTGTTCAATGAGCAAGAATATTGTAGGATGAAGGAACATAATGATGTTTCGAGTAACAACATTAGTGATATAACTACAGCTGATTACATGGATGAGAGTTTTGAATGGAGCCTTGTTGGGACTAATGAGAGTAGTACTAATAATCATGGTGCTAGATTTGATGGGGTAAATCAATGTAAAGAAGAGAATAAAGAAGAGTTTGATCAGATAGGAGGTGTGGATCTCAGGTTTGTAGACTCATTGCATTCATTTCCTGGCTACTACTGTGATCCTTTCGAGATTGCGGAAGAGATGGTTAAGCCAATGGAGACAGAAAAGTATGAGGATGAAGAAACTATTATTGGAGAGGCCATGAAGAGAATGAAGTATGAAAGAAAATTCTCAGCTTCTCTTTACGCCTTCAATGGAGTATCAGAATGTTTGAGGCTGAAACTTGATTCAAGCACTGAAAGAGTAGGAGAATTAATGCAGGGAGAATTATTCAAACTAAAAAATGAGCTAAAGGTTGAAAAGGATAAGAACAGCCAATGTTTCAAGGAAGAAACTATTATGGAGAGGGTGCAAGAGGAGGCTGGGATGAATCTTCAATCACCAACAGAAGTAGGATCACTTTCTTTTTCTTacccatcttcttcttcttcgtcgtCGTCGTCGGTGAGTCCAGAAAGTGGCGAACTTCTTTGGAGCCCTCTGGAATTTCCACCTTGCTATTTTTGA